The Flavobacterium marginilacus genome window below encodes:
- a CDS encoding glycoside hydrolase family 28 protein, translating into MMKKHVITLIVFCLSLSVAAQKVYDVKKYGAKGDGKTNDAIAIQKAIDACSVTGGQVLIPAPFTFLTGPFNVKSNVDLHIEGGAKILASPDEKLYTESAFRANKGEGTIWIGGKNIENFTISGSGKIDGNGISFMGAEEEDAYVLKPFNILDPRPHVLTIIGGKNIRIRDVHIGNSAYWTVHLIGCNDVVISGITLLNSLKVRNSDGIDIDHSKNVRISDCYIESGDDCICLKNRREFEEFGSCENIVVTNCTMTSSSCAIKIGSENMDAIRQVIINNCIIKNSNRGVGIQNRDEGTVSDVIFSNMIIEGKLKTDTWWGKAEPIYVTAYSRASGNHKDANWRFPKGATEGKVGTVSNIYFTNIQCTGENGVYVSGESKDKIKNIVFEGVSVSIDKTSNFPGGVYDRRPSKADGFVKGSTSGFYFDTAESIKVQNCSVSWGNNKQDYFKHAVESKNVDVLKVNNLDGESAFPDKYEAVKK; encoded by the coding sequence ATGATGAAGAAACATGTAATTACTTTGATCGTTTTTTGCCTGTCACTGAGCGTTGCTGCGCAAAAAGTATATGACGTTAAAAAATATGGAGCCAAAGGTGACGGAAAAACGAATGATGCCATTGCGATTCAAAAAGCGATTGATGCCTGCAGTGTTACAGGCGGACAGGTGTTGATACCAGCTCCGTTTACTTTTTTGACAGGACCTTTCAATGTGAAATCAAATGTAGATCTGCATATCGAGGGAGGTGCTAAAATTTTGGCAAGCCCGGATGAAAAATTATACACCGAAAGTGCTTTTCGTGCCAACAAAGGTGAGGGAACAATTTGGATTGGTGGCAAAAACATCGAGAATTTTACCATTAGCGGCAGCGGAAAAATAGACGGAAACGGAATTTCCTTTATGGGTGCCGAAGAGGAAGATGCTTATGTACTGAAACCTTTCAATATCCTGGACCCGCGTCCTCATGTGCTTACAATTATTGGAGGAAAAAACATTCGAATAAGAGATGTCCATATTGGAAATTCGGCCTATTGGACCGTTCATCTTATTGGGTGCAATGATGTTGTCATTAGCGGAATAACGTTGTTGAACAGCCTGAAAGTCCGCAACAGTGATGGAATTGATATTGACCACAGCAAGAATGTCCGCATCAGCGATTGTTATATAGAAAGCGGTGATGACTGCATCTGCCTAAAAAACAGAAGAGAATTTGAAGAATTTGGTTCCTGTGAGAATATTGTTGTGACCAACTGTACCATGACCAGCAGCAGCTGTGCCATCAAGATTGGTTCAGAGAATATGGATGCCATCAGACAGGTGATTATTAATAACTGCATTATTAAAAACAGTAACCGCGGTGTAGGAATTCAAAATCGTGATGAAGGAACGGTGAGCGATGTGATTTTTTCGAATATGATTATTGAAGGAAAATTAAAGACCGATACCTGGTGGGGAAAAGCAGAACCTATTTATGTAACTGCTTACAGTCGTGCGAGCGGCAACCACAAAGATGCCAACTGGCGTTTTCCAAAAGGAGCAACTGAAGGAAAAGTGGGGACAGTAAGCAATATTTATTTTACCAATATCCAATGTACAGGTGAAAATGGTGTTTATGTGAGCGGCGAATCGAAGGATAAAATTAAGAATATAGTTTTTGAGGGAGTGAGTGTTTCTATTGATAAAACATCCAATTTCCCAGGCGGGGTTTATGACCGCCGTCCTTCAAAAGCGGATGGTTTTGTAAAAGGCAGTACATCGGGATTTTATTTTGATACCGCAGAAAGTATAAAAGTTCAGAATTGTTCAGTGAGCTGGGGAAATAACAAACAGGACTATTTCAAACATGCAGTCGAAAGCAAAAATGTAGATGTTTTGAAAGTGAATAATTTAGATGGAGAATCGGCCTTTCCGGATAAATATGAAGCGGTGAAAAAGTAA
- a CDS encoding sodium:solute symporter family transporter, whose product MNVLQTADYIVFFIYFVLVTAYGMYIYRSKKNTSSSSQEYFLAEGSLTWWAIGASLIASNISAEHFIGMSGSGFALGLAIASYEWMAAATLILVAIFILPVYLKNKIFTMPQFLAKRYNGSVSTIMAVIWLLIYVFVNLTSIIYLGALAISSIAPVSFEFCIIGLSLFSVIVTLGGMKVIGYTDIFQVVVLILGGLVTTYLSLTLLSEQFGFGKDIFKALSVIAEKAPDHLHMIFDKSSPHYVELPGMSVLIGGMLINNLAYWGCNQYIVQRALGADLKTARKGILFAAFLKLLVPIIAVLPGIAMYVMHQNGMFQQEMVDAAGVLKPDHAYPTLMNLLPAGLKGIALAALTAAIVASLAGKANSISTIFSLDIYKKYFNTNASERKLVLTGRWCVVICMAIAAVVAPALKSLDQAYQFIQEYVGFFSPGVLAIFLLGMFWKRTTASAGLAGAFLTVPIAAVLKFLPMWTNGAFPDYPFLDRMTIAFFIIVLLMVAISLLKPEPKEQHEAHKIEVDTALFKVSSEFVIGSFIISGILVALYTVFW is encoded by the coding sequence ATGAACGTATTACAAACCGCAGATTATATAGTCTTCTTTATTTATTTTGTTTTAGTTACAGCCTATGGAATGTATATTTATAGGAGTAAGAAAAACACATCGAGCAGTTCTCAGGAATATTTTCTGGCTGAAGGATCACTCACCTGGTGGGCTATTGGTGCTTCATTGATAGCGTCCAATATTTCGGCAGAACATTTTATAGGAATGAGCGGTTCTGGTTTTGCACTGGGACTGGCTATTGCATCTTACGAATGGATGGCAGCCGCTACATTAATTTTGGTAGCCATATTTATTTTACCGGTCTATCTTAAAAACAAGATATTTACGATGCCGCAGTTTTTGGCAAAAAGATACAATGGTTCCGTAAGTACTATAATGGCGGTCATTTGGTTATTGATATATGTGTTTGTAAATCTTACTTCCATTATCTATTTAGGGGCTTTGGCAATTTCGTCTATCGCACCAGTTAGTTTTGAATTTTGTATTATAGGATTGAGTCTGTTCTCGGTTATTGTTACTTTGGGCGGAATGAAGGTCATAGGGTACACCGATATTTTTCAGGTTGTAGTATTAATATTGGGAGGTCTGGTTACTACTTATTTGTCGCTGACTCTGCTTTCGGAGCAGTTTGGTTTTGGGAAAGACATTTTTAAAGCGCTGTCAGTTATAGCTGAAAAAGCACCAGATCACCTGCACATGATATTTGATAAATCCAGTCCTCATTATGTAGAACTTCCGGGAATGTCTGTACTTATAGGCGGAATGCTTATTAATAATCTGGCGTATTGGGGCTGTAATCAGTATATTGTTCAAAGAGCTTTGGGAGCCGATTTGAAAACGGCTCGTAAAGGTATTCTGTTTGCTGCTTTTTTAAAGTTATTAGTCCCAATTATTGCTGTACTGCCGGGTATCGCTATGTATGTAATGCATCAAAACGGAATGTTTCAGCAGGAAATGGTAGATGCTGCAGGTGTACTGAAACCTGACCACGCTTACCCAACTTTGATGAATTTACTGCCTGCCGGATTAAAAGGAATAGCCTTGGCAGCTCTGACAGCGGCAATTGTTGCTTCTTTGGCAGGTAAGGCAAACAGTATTTCGACAATTTTTTCTTTAGACATTTATAAAAAATATTTTAATACAAATGCTTCGGAAAGGAAATTGGTTCTTACTGGAAGATGGTGCGTAGTAATCTGTATGGCTATTGCGGCTGTAGTTGCTCCTGCATTAAAATCATTAGATCAGGCTTATCAGTTTATACAGGAATATGTTGGGTTTTTCTCGCCAGGGGTTCTTGCTATTTTTCTATTGGGAATGTTCTGGAAAAGGACTACTGCATCAGCAGGACTTGCCGGTGCTTTCCTTACGGTTCCTATCGCGGCAGTATTAAAATTCCTGCCGATGTGGACCAATGGTGCTTTTCCTGATTATCCGTTTTTGGACAGAATGACAATTGCTTTCTTCATCATAGTATTGTTAATGGTGGCAATAAGTCTTTTAAAACCTGAGCCAAAAGAACAGCACGAAGCACACAAAATTGAAGTTGATACTGCATTGTTTAAAGTGTCATCTGAGTTTGTTATTGGGTCATTCATCATCAGCGGTATATTAGTAGCTTTATATACTGTTTTTTGGTAA
- a CDS encoding glycoside hydrolase family 2 TIM barrel-domain containing protein yields MKKIRTGIVLFCLSAIYGTAVFGQEKNSRNDWENPEVFQINREPARATFLPYADEASALNDIYTSSPWYFSLNGNWKFSWAPTPDQRPKDFYKTDFSTLEWKEIAVPSNWELKGYGIPIYTNITYPFERNPPFINHSDNPVGSYKRDFILPEDWKSRHVFLHFEAGTSAMYIWVNGEKAGYTENTKSPAEFDISKYLKAGKNSLAVEVYRWSDGSYLEDQDFWRLSGIDRNVYLYSTNDIRIADFFAKPDLDSNYKNGSLNVDVSLKNLSSASISNQKLEAKLVDASGAAVFIKDLKVNFDANKTNTINFSQNVSNPKLWSSEAPNLYTLLLTLKNEKGNIIESVSTQIGFRKVELKDGQLLVNGVRIMFKGVNIHEHNPVTGHYQDEATMMKDIKLMKQLNINAVRLSHYPNNVVWMKLCNKYGLYLVDEANIESHGMGVEGQPLIWMNPKTNPGHLPEWHAAHMDRIYSLVERDKNQPAVLFWSLGNESANGPVFHDAYKWIKNRDKTRLVQFEQAKENENTDVVCPMYPKIEYMKEYAERKEVKRPFIMCEYSHAMGNSNGNFQEYWDIIRGSKNMQGGFIWDWVDQGFEAKDEAGRKYWAYGGDLGSQNYTNDENFCHNGLVWPDRVPHPGAFEVKKVYQDILFKGTDIKNGIIQITNDFGFTNLNNYNFRYQILENGKSIKEGTIDVDLNPKSKKDFKIDLPKLAAKPGVEYLLNVFAYTKTGSVLMPQNFEIAREQFVLESGSYFAKADQNNSSSKANDEKSEYVLSANNVIVKISKTTGLITHYSLKGEEYFKQYPEPNFWRAPTDNDFGNKMPIRANVWRTAGNNTTLESIQLTEENGKNYVAVKLKLNDVASDYSIKYSLSSDGALEIQPSFKKGTNPIPEMPRFGMIFSLKNDFENLDYYGRGPWENYPDRYESSIKGIYQSKVADQYVPYTRPQENGYKTDVRWFTLSDNKGKGFEIKGLQPICMSTLNNYPSDFDPGLTKKNQHISDITPRKEVVVCVDLTQRGLGGDTSWGALPHEQYLLKGSEYNYGFVIKPIE; encoded by the coding sequence ATGAAGAAAATCAGAACTGGAATAGTATTATTTTGCCTGTCTGCGATTTATGGCACAGCTGTTTTTGGGCAAGAAAAAAACAGCAGGAACGATTGGGAAAACCCAGAGGTTTTTCAGATTAACAGAGAGCCTGCTCGTGCCACTTTCCTTCCTTATGCAGATGAGGCATCGGCATTAAACGATATTTACACTAGTTCACCTTGGTATTTTTCATTAAATGGGAATTGGAAATTTTCCTGGGCTCCGACACCGGATCAGCGCCCAAAGGATTTTTATAAAACCGATTTCAGCACGCTGGAATGGAAAGAAATTGCAGTGCCTTCCAATTGGGAGCTCAAAGGATACGGCATTCCAATTTATACCAATATTACGTATCCTTTTGAAAGAAATCCTCCTTTTATTAATCACTCGGATAATCCGGTCGGATCTTATAAAAGAGATTTTATTCTGCCCGAAGATTGGAAAAGCAGACACGTTTTTCTTCACTTTGAAGCAGGAACATCGGCTATGTATATTTGGGTTAATGGAGAAAAAGCAGGTTATACAGAAAATACAAAAAGCCCTGCTGAATTTGATATTTCAAAATATTTGAAAGCAGGAAAAAACAGTTTGGCTGTTGAGGTGTACAGATGGAGTGATGGTTCCTATCTGGAAGATCAGGATTTTTGGAGACTTTCGGGGATTGACCGAAATGTTTATCTGTACAGTACCAATGACATTCGTATTGCTGACTTTTTTGCAAAACCAGACTTAGATTCCAATTATAAAAACGGCAGTTTGAATGTTGATGTTAGTCTGAAAAACCTATCATCAGCTTCAATAAGCAATCAAAAATTGGAAGCTAAATTGGTCGATGCTTCGGGAGCGGCTGTTTTTATAAAAGATTTAAAAGTAAATTTTGATGCTAATAAAACGAATACAATCAATTTCTCTCAAAATGTATCAAATCCAAAATTGTGGAGTTCTGAAGCACCAAATTTATACACATTATTGCTTACGTTAAAAAATGAGAAAGGAAATATCATCGAATCCGTTTCGACTCAAATCGGTTTTAGAAAAGTAGAACTGAAAGACGGACAATTATTGGTAAACGGAGTCCGTATCATGTTTAAAGGTGTAAATATTCATGAACATAATCCTGTTACCGGACATTATCAGGATGAAGCCACGATGATGAAGGATATTAAATTGATGAAACAGCTTAATATCAATGCGGTGCGTCTCAGTCATTATCCCAACAATGTGGTATGGATGAAACTCTGTAATAAATACGGATTGTATCTGGTTGATGAAGCTAATATTGAAAGCCACGGAATGGGAGTAGAGGGACAGCCTCTTATTTGGATGAATCCAAAAACTAATCCGGGTCATCTTCCGGAATGGCATGCGGCTCACATGGACAGAATTTACAGTTTGGTCGAAAGGGATAAAAATCAGCCTGCGGTATTATTTTGGTCATTAGGAAATGAAAGTGCTAACGGGCCTGTATTTCATGATGCTTATAAATGGATAAAAAACCGAGATAAGACCAGATTGGTTCAATTTGAGCAGGCCAAAGAAAACGAAAATACAGATGTTGTCTGCCCAATGTATCCAAAAATTGAGTACATGAAAGAGTATGCGGAGCGCAAAGAAGTGAAACGTCCTTTCATCATGTGTGAGTATTCGCATGCGATGGGGAACAGTAACGGAAACTTTCAGGAATACTGGGATATTATCCGCGGAAGCAAAAATATGCAGGGCGGATTTATCTGGGACTGGGTAGATCAGGGATTTGAGGCGAAAGACGAAGCCGGCCGCAAATATTGGGCTTACGGTGGCGATTTAGGCAGCCAAAACTATACTAATGACGAAAATTTTTGCCATAACGGATTGGTTTGGCCAGACAGAGTTCCGCATCCGGGAGCATTTGAAGTCAAAAAAGTATATCAGGATATTTTGTTTAAGGGTACAGATATTAAAAATGGAATTATTCAGATTACAAATGATTTTGGATTTACCAATTTGAATAATTATAATTTCAGATATCAGATTTTAGAAAACGGAAAAAGTATAAAAGAAGGTACAATTGATGTTGATCTGAATCCGAAATCCAAAAAGGATTTTAAGATTGATCTGCCAAAATTAGCAGCGAAACCGGGAGTTGAGTATTTACTGAATGTTTTTGCTTACACTAAAACAGGTTCTGTATTAATGCCTCAGAATTTTGAAATCGCAAGAGAGCAGTTTGTTTTAGAAAGCGGCAGCTATTTTGCAAAAGCCGATCAGAATAATTCCTCTTCAAAAGCAAATGATGAGAAAAGCGAATATGTTTTGAGTGCCAATAATGTTATAGTTAAAATCAGTAAAACAACAGGATTAATTACACATTATAGTTTAAAAGGGGAAGAATATTTTAAACAATATCCGGAACCTAATTTTTGGAGAGCACCTACAGATAATGATTTTGGAAACAAAATGCCAATCAGGGCAAATGTTTGGAGAACAGCTGGTAATAATACCACTTTAGAATCTATTCAGCTGACGGAAGAAAATGGGAAAAATTATGTAGCTGTAAAATTAAAGCTCAACGATGTTGCTTCCGATTATTCAATCAAATATTCACTAAGCAGTGATGGAGCTTTGGAGATACAGCCTTCTTTCAAAAAAGGTACTAATCCAATACCGGAAATGCCGCGTTTCGGGATGATTTTTTCTCTAAAAAATGATTTTGAAAACCTTGATTACTATGGAAGAGGGCCGTGGGAAAATTATCCCGACAGATACGAATCTTCGATCAAAGGGATTTATCAAAGTAAGGTAGCAGACCAGTATGTTCCTTATACGCGTCCTCAGGAAAATGGCTATAAGACCGATGTCCGCTGGTTTACACTTTCGGATAATAAAGGAAAAGGTTTTGAAATTAAAGGACTGCAGCCTATATGTATGAGTACTTTGAATAATTATCCAAGTGATTTTGATCCGGGATTGACAAAGAAAAATCAGCACATAAGCGACATTACACCTAGAAAAGAAGTGGTGGTATGTGTGGATTTAACTCAGAGGGGACTAGGAGGAGACACCAGCTGGGGAGCATTGCCGCATGAACAGTATTTATTAAAAGGAAGTGAATACAACTACGGATTTGTTATAAAACCAATAGAATAA
- a CDS encoding acyltransferase family protein, which yields MSNTNTNGRLVSLDALRGFVMFWIMSGEHIAHALAKAAPIPVFVWMSSQLHHTDWNGITFYDMIFPVFLFVAGVSMPFSFEKKMSVAGVNTPMELPAEEKRKIYLTMVKRTCKLLLLGFIVNGLLKFDGYSQTRFASVLGRIGLAWFFAGIIYLNFDIKKQVLWLVGILVGYYAVMKLVPVPNFGAGILTPEGSFSSYIDQLFLPGRLHSKVYDPEGLFSTIPAVATALLGVFLGTFLKSRANEFSTNKTVLIMIAAAAALIALGLVWDYSFPINKRLWTSSFVCFVGGFSILFFTFFYLIIDVLGFRKWAFPLLLIGSNSILIYMASEGLVNFGHTADFVFGGLIKFSPIVWQPVFTAMSVTLIQFILLYFLYKRKWFFKV from the coding sequence ATGAGTAATACAAATACAAATGGAAGGTTAGTTTCCCTGGATGCTCTAAGAGGATTTGTTATGTTTTGGATTATGAGCGGAGAGCACATTGCACATGCTTTGGCGAAAGCCGCGCCAATTCCTGTTTTTGTATGGATGTCATCACAGCTGCATCATACAGACTGGAACGGTATTACGTTTTATGACATGATATTTCCAGTGTTTCTTTTTGTTGCAGGAGTTTCAATGCCTTTTTCTTTCGAAAAGAAAATGAGTGTTGCAGGAGTGAATACACCAATGGAACTGCCAGCAGAAGAAAAACGAAAAATATACCTCACCATGGTTAAAAGAACGTGTAAACTATTGCTATTAGGATTTATTGTCAATGGATTATTGAAGTTTGACGGATACAGTCAGACTCGTTTTGCAAGTGTATTGGGACGTATTGGACTTGCTTGGTTTTTTGCAGGAATTATCTATTTAAATTTTGATATAAAAAAACAAGTGCTTTGGTTAGTAGGCATTTTGGTTGGTTATTATGCAGTAATGAAGTTAGTACCAGTTCCAAATTTTGGAGCTGGTATTTTAACGCCGGAAGGATCATTTTCGAGCTATATAGATCAGCTGTTTCTGCCAGGGCGATTACACAGTAAAGTATATGATCCCGAAGGATTGTTTTCGACCATACCGGCTGTTGCTACTGCTTTGCTGGGCGTGTTTTTAGGAACTTTTCTGAAAAGCAGGGCAAATGAATTTTCGACAAATAAAACAGTATTGATAATGATTGCAGCAGCAGCTGCTCTGATTGCTTTAGGGCTTGTTTGGGATTATAGTTTTCCAATCAACAAACGTTTGTGGACAAGTTCTTTTGTATGTTTTGTCGGGGGATTCAGTATTTTGTTTTTTACTTTTTTCTACCTGATAATTGATGTATTGGGTTTTCGTAAATGGGCATTCCCTTTACTGTTAATTGGCTCCAATTCTATACTGATTTATATGGCATCCGAAGGCTTAGTAAATTTTGGACATACTGCAGATTTCGTATTTGGCGGACTGATTAAGTTCTCTCCGATTGTCTGGCAGCCAGTCTTTACAGCAATGTCGGTAACATTAATTCAATTCATTTTGCTTTATTTTCTATACAAAAGAAAATGGTTTTTTAAAGTCTAA
- a CDS encoding putative Ig domain-containing protein: protein MKNILAFFCCFFLIVAQAQDNDQSILTPKPGRFPKVNAVRVFGVRPNSEFIYKIPATGEGTLVYSVDNLPSGLSVDSRNGVITGVLKEKGDFTVVLKATNKLGSDKREMKIKVGDKICLTPPMGWNSWYSWSESVADDKIRKTAVAFEKLGLINYGWNYINIDDCWQGKREGKDLALQSNERFPDMKGLCNYVHSFGMKIGIYTTPWVSSYAGFTGGTCDNAEGNYDVFAISKEDRKQVNQISGSYPGVHRKNLSRIGEYWFLDKDAKQFAEWGFDFVKVDWKPNDIKTTKRFSEDLLGKGRDIVFSVSNNAPITNAEGLSAYSNLWRTTTDIEDKWEKVLSIVDTQFEWRPYVGPGHWSDPDMLQIGNFGIPNSFVKKTVPSKLTADEQYSQVSFWALQAAPLIISCNLDELDDFTLSLITNNEVIDIDQDPLGISADKFWLKSDEIRVMYKALFDGSIAVGIFNTTDLTKEYTLKIERISFFEKI, encoded by the coding sequence ATGAAAAATATTTTAGCTTTCTTTTGCTGTTTTTTTTTAATAGTCGCTCAGGCGCAGGATAACGATCAGAGTATTTTAACGCCTAAACCGGGGAGATTTCCTAAAGTTAATGCCGTTCGCGTTTTTGGAGTGCGTCCAAACAGTGAATTCATTTATAAAATTCCTGCAACTGGAGAAGGTACTTTGGTTTACAGTGTTGATAATTTGCCTTCGGGCTTATCTGTTGATTCCAGAAATGGTGTGATTACTGGAGTTTTAAAAGAAAAGGGTGATTTTACAGTCGTTTTAAAAGCGACAAATAAATTAGGATCCGATAAACGTGAAATGAAAATTAAAGTTGGAGATAAAATTTGTTTAACTCCGCCAATGGGATGGAACAGCTGGTATTCTTGGTCAGAATCCGTAGCCGATGATAAAATTCGTAAAACAGCTGTAGCTTTTGAAAAATTAGGATTAATTAATTACGGGTGGAATTATATTAATATTGATGATTGCTGGCAAGGTAAAAGAGAAGGAAAAGATCTTGCACTGCAATCCAATGAACGATTCCCTGATATGAAAGGTCTTTGTAATTATGTTCATAGTTTCGGTATGAAAATTGGAATTTATACAACGCCTTGGGTTAGTTCTTATGCCGGATTTACAGGAGGAACCTGCGACAATGCAGAAGGAAATTATGATGTATTTGCAATTTCGAAAGAAGACAGAAAACAAGTCAATCAAATATCAGGAAGTTATCCTGGGGTACACCGTAAAAATTTATCGCGAATTGGAGAATATTGGTTTTTAGACAAAGATGCAAAGCAATTTGCAGAATGGGGATTTGATTTTGTTAAGGTCGATTGGAAACCAAATGATATCAAGACTACAAAAAGATTTTCTGAAGATTTGTTAGGAAAAGGTCGTGATATCGTATTTTCGGTTTCTAATAATGCTCCAATTACAAATGCAGAAGGATTGTCTGCTTATTCCAATTTATGGAGAACTACTACAGATATTGAGGACAAATGGGAGAAAGTTCTAAGCATAGTTGATACACAATTCGAGTGGAGGCCTTATGTGGGACCAGGACATTGGAGTGATCCTGACATGCTGCAAATAGGGAATTTTGGAATTCCAAACAGCTTTGTCAAGAAAACAGTACCATCAAAATTAACAGCTGATGAGCAATATTCACAAGTTAGTTTTTGGGCTTTGCAGGCAGCTCCACTTATAATAAGCTGTAATTTAGATGAACTGGATGATTTTACATTATCTTTAATTACAAATAATGAAGTAATTGATATTGATCAGGATCCGTTAGGAATTTCAGCAGATAAATTTTGGTTAAAAAGTGATGAGATCAGAGTAATGTACAAAGCACTTTTTGACGGTAGTATCGCTGTTGGAATATTCAATACCACAGATTTAACAAAAGAATATACGCTGAAAATTGAAAGAATTTCATTTTTTGAAAAAATATAA
- a CDS encoding glycoside hydrolase family 28 protein produces the protein MILNTSSKIFKSYIILLFLFQLSFNSEMFANKRKDFPVTAFGAVADGKTLNTQAIQKAIDAANKKGGGRVVFSKGNFLSGSIILKSGVELFFEEGSTLLGSTNPDDYPKYNDARALIISHAQKNIAITGKGIIDGQGRELALAVDSLHHTGVRIDPSYNYRRLRPNDGRGKLIFLSECDSIKVTDVLLKNSPGWVFSMRKSKNIVVDYVKVNSRAYWNNDGIDMDGCSNVRVTNCDINAADDGICLKSDSPGLYNDNYYIANCSIRSSSCAVKFGTGSYGSFKNITIENIKVFDTFRSAVAIESVDGAEIENIKVSDITAVNTGNAVLIRLGHRNGEKPGYIKNVSVKNIKVQVPFGRPDIDYDLRGPEVDYFHNPFPASIAGIPGHSIENVTLENIEIQYSGKASKGMAYLPLWRLKDVLENIKGYPEFTMFGELPSWGFYVRHVDGIQMKNIKLTLEKEDFRPAFVFDDVKGLVMEKIDVPSDKNNQIIFKDVPSSNLDAEASKRKSEPKQSTFELPAR, from the coding sequence ATGATTTTGAATACCAGCAGTAAAATTTTTAAGAGTTATATCATTTTGCTTTTTCTTTTTCAGCTCAGTTTCAATTCGGAAATGTTTGCCAATAAAAGAAAAGATTTTCCGGTTACGGCTTTTGGTGCAGTGGCTGATGGTAAAACGCTAAATACTCAAGCGATTCAGAAAGCAATTGATGCTGCCAATAAGAAAGGAGGCGGAAGAGTTGTTTTTTCGAAAGGAAATTTTTTATCTGGGAGCATTATATTAAAAAGCGGAGTTGAGCTTTTTTTTGAAGAAGGAAGTACGCTGTTAGGAAGCACAAATCCCGATGATTATCCAAAATACAATGATGCACGCGCACTGATAATTTCCCACGCTCAAAAAAATATTGCCATTACTGGAAAAGGAATTATCGATGGTCAGGGGCGTGAGCTGGCTTTGGCGGTTGACAGTCTGCATCATACGGGAGTGCGGATAGACCCAAGTTACAATTACAGGAGACTCCGCCCGAATGACGGCAGGGGAAAATTGATTTTTCTTTCAGAATGTGATTCTATTAAAGTGACAGATGTGCTGCTGAAAAACAGTCCGGGCTGGGTTTTTTCAATGCGGAAATCAAAAAATATAGTCGTCGATTATGTTAAAGTCAACAGCCGCGCTTATTGGAATAATGATGGTATTGATATGGATGGATGCAGTAATGTCCGCGTAACCAATTGCGATATCAATGCTGCCGATGACGGTATTTGCCTGAAGTCGGATTCTCCGGGACTGTATAACGACAATTATTATATAGCTAATTGTTCCATTCGTTCCAGTTCCTGTGCTGTCAAATTCGGGACTGGTTCCTATGGAAGTTTCAAAAATATAACGATAGAAAACATTAAGGTATTTGATACTTTTAGATCGGCTGTTGCCATTGAATCTGTGGATGGTGCCGAAATTGAAAACATCAAGGTTTCGGATATTACTGCCGTAAATACTGGAAATGCGGTTCTGATTCGATTGGGACATAGAAACGGAGAGAAGCCAGGCTATATCAAAAATGTATCGGTAAAAAATATAAAAGTGCAGGTTCCTTTTGGCCGTCCCGATATTGATTATGATTTAAGAGGTCCGGAAGTAGATTATTTCCACAATCCATTTCCTGCTTCCATTGCTGGAATTCCTGGACATTCCATCGAAAACGTAACTTTGGAAAATATTGAAATCCAGTATTCGGGAAAAGCTTCGAAGGGTATGGCATATCTGCCTTTATGGCGTTTAAAAGACGTATTGGAAAACATAAAAGGATATCCTGAGTTTACGATGTTTGGTGAACTGCCGTCCTGGGGATTTTACGTTCGTCATGTTGACGGAATCCAAATGAAGAATATAAAACTGACGCTTGAAAAGGAGGATTTTCGTCCGGCATTTGTTTTTGATGATGTAAAAGGACTTGTGATGGAAAAAATTGATGTTCCTTCGGATAAAAACAATCAGATTATTTTTAAAGATGTTCCTTCAAGTAACCTTGATGCAGAAGCTTCAAAAAGAAAAAGTGAACCGAAACAGAGTACGTTTGAATTGCCTGCGAGGTGA